The Xyrauchen texanus isolate HMW12.3.18 chromosome 25, RBS_HiC_50CHRs, whole genome shotgun sequence genome includes the window CTGAATACTGAACATTCTACAAAGCCTGTACCACGTAAAATGTAAGACCCACTGTCTCGAGAGCCTTCTCTTCTTGGAATAGGTagtgtttttgaaagaaaaattagagacaaaagaaaaatacttttGGCACTTCGATATCTAATAGAGGATTGCCTCTCTTTTAAGCTGCTTTTCTGAAGCGGAGACGTTTTTCTCGTTCTTGTTTCTCTGGCTCTGTGGCACTTCATGGTGATGTTCATTACTGGCAAAACAGCTGCACCAATCCATCTGTAACCCCCTCTCCCTCCCAGAGTAAATTCACTTTGGCTGGAACAAGGAGGGCCAAATATTTTGCCAATAACTCAAATCACATGAGAAAGAATGTACAGTGGAACTCAGAAGTCAGAgtacacttgtgaaaatgcttcaatATGGCAATTGTTCTCATTTAAGAAAACGTTTTACAAATTatgtcagcataacaatttgagtgaaaactatttaaacaacAGTATGTTTCTCTATTACCCTgcgatttgtttttaatttctgcACAATTTCTTACCCTTTTCACATCCCATCAAAAAAAACACCCCTTTACAAAAATGATCAAATAGTTTTGTCCAACAGAAATTACATTAATTCTATAAATTTgaacaaatgtaaaatacatgCGAGACCTTGCCCCAATAAAAATGTGATATGTTccaccatttatttaaaaaaaaaaaaaaaaaagcacgatTAAATTTTAGTAAAATTTACCTGCATTGTTGAACCTTGTGTAAATGAAGAATACTAAATGCAGTTGTATTTTGTTTCCTTGTTTACCAAAGCACTATTACAAAAACATAATATTGGTATTTTAGTTTGGAGTATAAAATGTACTAGGTATTTAAAAAGTAGCATTCAAAACCACTGCTAtagaaaacaagcatttgtgttCTTGGAATTTTGACCCCAGCATTTTATTTCTACACACAATTAGTGGTATTTTAGTGCCACCTATTGGAAAATGTTCCATCCATAAAACCATGACTTTATTTGACTGCACAAAATTGTAGGTCATTGAAAACATGAACAGCACAAAACTGGGTGAGGTAATAAGTAGGAATTTATTAATAAAAGTGCTTTGTGCATTGTCAGTTTACAGTTGGACAAAAAAAGATCATCAATAAATTAAgatgaaactgaatgtcagagaaaccaatgtcactcttcattatGATATAAACATTTTGGGATCAATATTAGCATGTCATGCATAATCTTGTTCTCCATGTTACAGTGAGCTAGGTGCAGTCTTTAGTCAAGCTGACCTAATAAGATTTATTGCATATAATGTATTCTAGTAAACAaaatttatactaaagtaatttAGTGAAATTCTTCACCAACATTTCAGCATTATTGCTATCAAAACAAATAGACTGcatgtgaaaaacaaatttcAACTTCCTCATTTGACAGTCAAAGATGCTTTTGCGCACACACCCTTCAACCAACAGTTTCAAAAGGCATGCTTTTGATTGAAGAATTCACCCTAAAAAGGTTATAGAAAATGTGTTCAacttcacttaaaaaaaattcaaatgattcTTCTGTTTTACCAAGGCATTAATCTGTGTTACGTATTTAGATGGTTCTCTGGTGTCCATTAGTCAGATCTGtgagaggataaaaaaaaaacatgttggcaTGAAGTTCAGATCCGTTTTGATATGCGGGGACCCCCTCTTTGGATCTCCTGCATAATGGACTGGACCACCTCAGAGGTCGTGCCCTGACCTCCCAAGTCAGCTGTGTGCAACTGCAGGGATATAGTGAGTTATTCatactgtataataaaaaaaaggtataTAATATAAATCAAATACTTGAACACCATTTATATTGATAATGCATCATACCTGAGTTTCAGACAAAGTTTTCAGAACTGCATTTCGAATCATACTGGCATATGCATGAAGTCTAAAAACAGGAAAGATAGGTCagaaataaaagcaaaacatggatttaacaaaaAGAGCCATTTGGAGAGGATGTGTGCACACTGTTCTGGTCCATTTAGTGTTGAAAATGCTTCCTGCAATGAAGTGAATGAAACAGAGTACAAACTTTTTATGCATGCATTATGTCCTACAATGCATTGGTGATACATTAAGAAGTGGAATTTCATAAGAACATATTTATACACGCACTTTAAGTGATCAAGCATCAGGCAGCTGGCCAGCAGTGTAGCGGTGGGGTTTGCAATATTTTTGTTTGCGATGCTTTTTCCAGTGTTCCTTGTGGCCTATAAAAGAGCAAAGGATGTGCTCTCTATTCAGCCTATCAGCGGTCATATTGTATAACTAATTTCTGCTCTTACTTACGGTCTCAAAAACAGAATAGTCCTTGCCGTAGTTTACTCCAGGTACCAAACCTGGACCTTCAACAAGTCCAGCACACACATTGCTCACTATGTTTCCATAGAGATTAGGCATCACCATAACATCAAACTGCTGGGGCTTAGAGACCAGCTATACAAACAGAAACATATaaagtttctttttttacaatGACTAATCCACTTTTAGCCCGTTTCTGTGGGCCATATGTGAAAATGTATCCCTAAATCCCTAGTGTTTACGACAGCATGAAATGTTCCTATACATAAAACAACTGTAGAGCAACATTCATACACCTGCATAGAGGTATTATCCACAATCATATTTTCAAATGTGATATCAGGATATCCAGCTGCCACCTCCTTACAGCATTGTAGGAAAAGACCATCACCAAGCTTCCTGTTTAAAATACATAACCAAGTGGTGATTTGCAAGTTATTACAAAAATGGCTAAGAGAAGTTAGTTCTACCAAAAgttctagcataatttgtttgcagatgccacttggtttcaaAATAGTTTCGGTTTAAATGCATGTTATCTAATTGATCAAATTTTATAAAGTAATGTTTTGCCAGATGATTCAGTGCTTCAAATATAAAACAGGGggagtttaaagccatttataaGTAAAGAGTTACTCACATGATGTTAGCTTTGTGCACAGCAGTGACCTTGCGGCGCCCTTCCTCCCTGGCTAAGTTAAAGGCGTATTCAGCAATCCGCAATGAATTCACACGAGTTATTATATTTAGACACTCCACCACCCCTGGAACATTCTGGAAGAGAGGAGACGAGATAAGACAAGTCCAGAAAAGATTATATTTATTCGAGCATAATTGGTGTCCTAAAACTGTAAGAGATACAAACACCCAGACCTCATGCTCCAAGCTGCTGTATTCTCCTTCAGTATTCTCCCTAATGATGATGATGTCAATGTCTTTGTGGTGGGTCGGGACTCCAGGAAGAGACTGACAATGCATCACATTAGCATACAGGTCCAAAGATGTTCTGTGGGAGtgcaaattaaaaccatcagggTTACACGCCATTCAGAATTGAAATGAGATTGCCTTTTAAATTCCAGTTCAATTCCTATTTTTGAATTGAGGCAGCAAACAGAATTCTAGAAGAATTCAAATGGAATGAAATTTAAATACGTTCATATAGTGTTGTAAATTTCAATTTTCAGTATGAATTACCCATTAAAATGTTATCGTAAACAACAAATGGGACATTTCCAGACACATATAATAGTTAAATTAAGAATTTTGCCAAATGACCATGTTCAGGCATGCAACTTTGAATGACACAAGCTGATAAaatctttgaacttgttatctgttatcatatgtgagcgagctgattggctatgtcaagccaatcggctcacatgGTGTACGCTGGTAGGTCCTTCATCAGCTTGCTTTCTTTGAGTAATATGTAAATTGGTTGCACAGCAGTACGCTGCaaattttctctgaaaccctccacaTGTCTAGAactgctacatggggattgtattAACaatatgtctaattgtgcagcagcatgtctacatgcttaatttgtttgtgtatgttctagcagcaGCATAGCAGACCTAGTCAGACAA containing:
- the LOC127618429 gene encoding isocitrate dehydrogenase [NAD] subunit gamma, mitochondrial-like, yielding MAEMHFDALISLPPPAKYGGRHTVTLIPGDGIGPELLNHVRELFRFCCVPVNFEIVKVASATTTEDDIKYAITAIKRNGVALKGGHGHIVTETNHNLPPSYKSTNHVLRTSLDLYANVMHCQSLPGVPTHHKDIDIIIIRENTEGEYSSLEHENVPGVVECLNIITRVNSLRIAEYAFNLAREEGRRKVTAVHKANIMKLGDGLFLQCCKEVAAGYPDITFENMIVDNTSMQLVSKPQQFDVMVMPNLYGNIVSNVCAGLVEGPGLVPGVNYGKDYSVFETATRNTGKSIANKNIANPTATLLASCLMLDHLKLHAYASMIRNAVLKTLSETQLHTADLGGQGTTSEVVQSIMQEIQRGGPRISKRI